A stretch of Ipomoea triloba cultivar NCNSP0323 chromosome 13, ASM357664v1 DNA encodes these proteins:
- the LOC116002353 gene encoding putative late blight resistance protein homolog R1A-4 produces MAYVALTSLMATLELQFLQPNPRLSLLHDDDEEAPIKSFFQNLSSLQEFLDIFQFRSAPRDLETKIRDFALETEDNIEIQLSNFLLLSKHTPHQEEASQKLCQTLREASQNAAELLNITNIEKDGETQRKITCDALTSLIREIRVDFVVHPVIHIPASMIESLIENISSLREFLEISNFHGAAVKDLATKIRDFAFKAKEDMEKQSWEVRYSRFTDKHKKLSKKLLKALQQVAENTGELLDRIRNTSNKADEANETRPPIPWLNHNSSQSVNIKGGDNGSSSRCSPRFEDRMVGRQNDVTTIKDQLFSGFGGLKVIPIIGMLGIGKTTLARTIFEDQLVQLHFDVKIWFTMPRKYNKIQILRDLLRSIALAEQHEVKEGRTLVEMMEECLIDRRYLIVLDDIWSTQHWDDIKYVFHRYVEGSRILLTTRFNDVADYACTLKGNHHVMSLLDPNESWELFCNIFPLERYRAPRFESFRSHLSNVVEKCEGLPQVIVTAAKRISECKNNIQHELKKMEKEIELLGILDYSALALIYNQLPEYLKVCFLYLGIFPKRSEIQVKTLLRLWVAEGFVKPSRNKGLEKIAYCYLKDLIDRSLVLISSRTFDGKIKTCKVHSVMHNICENSEILVPFKLLRVLAFVPSPFLQRVPMHLENLVFLRYLSVTQWFEGLNDVVSTNLNLQTLVVCGSDSESQLGVPTLHLPSTIWESPQLRHIELGALHTVDPPSVVKKNLQTLSWVGPTHYRKGVYSNFPNIKKLKIFCKENLESSHIGGSSSKHIILDNLDYLARLKSLTISVSVGCIITFPERCAFPPQLKKLSLSGTNLSGWDLTVIGSLKRLEVLKMENAFQEEVWRAVEGGFYGLKYLVLKDKKLKRFEAYTDAFPCLEHLVLRCYYLEEIPSSFGEIFCLKSIELDRCSRPSIVTSAKDIQEKLNKNFGKENFEVRSSGLIILCY; encoded by the exons atggcttATGTTGCCTTAACTTCTCTGATGGCAACACTTGAGCTTCAGTTTCTGCAACCCAACCCAAGGCTGTCCCTTcttcatgatgatgatgaagaagccCCAATCAAATCTTTCTTCCAAAACCTTTCTTCTTTGCAAGAATTTCTAGACATTTTCCAATTTCGTAGTGCACCCAGAGATTTGGAAACCAAAATAAGAGACTTTGCACTTGAGACTGAAGACAACATTGAAATACAACTAAGCAACTTTCTTCTACTGTCCAAACACACACCCCATCAAGAAGAAGCTTCCCAAAAACTCTGTCAAACCTTGCGAGAAGCATCACAAAATGCAGCAGAGTTGTTGAACATTACCAATATAGAAAAAGATGGAGAAACACAGAGAAAGATAACTTGTGATGCTTTAACTTCTCTCATAAGGGAGATTCGGGTTGACTTTGTGGTCCATCCTGTCATTCATATTCCAGCATCAATGATCGAATCTCTCATAGAAAACATTTCTTCTTTGCGAGAATTTCTAGAGATATCGAATTTTCACGGTGCTGCAGTCAAAGATTTGGCAACCAAAATCAGAGACTTTGCATTCAAAGCAAAAGAGGATATGGAAAAACAATCATGGGAAGTTCGTTATTCCAGATTCACAGATAAACATAAAAAACTTTCCAAGAAACTCCTCAAAGCCTTGCAACAAGTAGCAGAAAACACAGGAGAGCTATTGGACAGAATCAGAAACACAAGCAACAAAGCCGATGAGGCCAATGAAACACGACCACCTATTCCTTGGTTAAACCATAATTCATCTCAGTCTGTGAATATTAAGGGAGGAGATAATGGATCATCCTCGAGGTGCTCTCCGAGGTTTGAGGACAGAATGGTTGGTCGTCAAAATGATGTTACTACAATAAAGGATCAACTCTTCAGTGGCTTTGGTGGTTTAAAAGTTATCCCGATTATTGGGATGCTGGGCATTGGAAAGACTACTTTAGCTCGAACAATTTTTGAAGATCAACTAGTTCAACTGCATTTCGATGTAAAAATCTGGTTCACTATGCCCCGAAAATACAATAAGATCCAAATACTACGCGACCTCCTTCGGTCAATTGCACTAGCAGAGCAACATGAAGTTAAAGAGGGAAGAACTCTAGTAGAGATGATGGAGGAATGCTTGATAGACAGGAGGTATCTAATTGTTTTAGACGACATTTGGAGCACTCAGCATTGGGATGATATCAAATATGTTTTTCATCGTTATGTGGAAGGAAGTCGCATATTGCTGACCACTCGGTTCAATGACGTGGCTGATTATGCTTGCACACTAAAAGGTAATCATCATGTTATGAGTTTACTAGATCCAAATGAAAGTTGGGAACTATTCTGTAATATCTTTCCGCTTGAAAGGTATAGGGCACCAAGATTTGAAAGCTTTAGGAGTCATCTGTCCAATGTTGTGGAGAAATGTGAAGGATTGCCACAGGTAATTGTTACAGCCGCTAAGCGTATATCTGAATGCAAAAACAACATACAACATGAAttgaaaaaaatggaaaaagaaatagAGTTGTTGGGAATTCTAGATTATAGTGCACTCGCACTCATTTACAATCAATTGCCAGAATATTTGAAAGTTTGCTTTTTATATCTTGGAATCTTTCCAAAGCGTAGTGAAATCCAAGTCAAAACGCTTCTTAGGTTATGGGTTGCAGAAGGATTTGTGAAGCCATCAAGGAATAAGGGGTTAGAAAAGATTGCTTATTGTTACTTAAAGGACCTCATTGATAGAAGTCTTGTGTTAATAAGCAGTCGGACTTTTGATGGCAAAATTAAGACTTGCAAGGTGCACAGTGTCAtgcataatattt GTG AAAATTCTGAAATTTTGGTACCGTTCAAGCTGTTAAGAGTTTTGGCATTCGTTCCATCTCCATTCCTCCAAAGAGTGCCAATGCATTTAGAGAATTTAGTTTTTCTAAGATATTTATCTGTAACACAATGGTTTGAAGGTCTCAACGATGTAGTGTCAACTAATCTGAATTTACAGACTCTTGTTGTTTGCGGAAGTGACAGCGAATCACAACTTGGAGTACCTACTCTCCATTTGCCATCAACAATTTGGGAGTCACCACAATTAAGGCATATTGAACTTGGTGCTTTGCATACTGTTGATCCTCCCAGTGTGGTAAAGAAGAATTTGCAAACATTATCTTGGGTAGGTCCAACTCATTACAGAAAGGGAGTGTATTCCAATTTTCCAAACATAAAAAAGCTAAAAATATTCTGTAAAGAAAACTTAGAGTCCAGTCACATTGGTGGATCTTCCAGCAAACACATCATTTTGGATAACTTGGACTATTTAGCACGACTTAAGAGTCTAACGATTTCAGTTTCTGTTGGCTGCATTATAACATTTCCTGAACGGTGTGCATTTCCTCCACAATTGAAGAAATTGAGTTTGAGTGGGACTAATCTTTCTGGGTGGGATTTAACGGTAATTGGCTCATTGAAACGTCTTGAGGTGCTCAAGATGGAAAATGCTTTCCAAGAAGAAGTGTGGAGAGCAGTTGAAGGAGGATTTTATGGATTAAAGTATTTGGTCCTTAAAGATAAAAAACTCAAGAGGTTTGAGGCTTACACAGATGCTTTCCCATGTCTTGAGCACCTAGTTCTAAGATGTTATTATTTGGAAGAGATTCCAAGcagttttggagaaattttCTGCTTGAAGTCAATTGAGTTGGATAGGTGCAGCCGCCCTTCCATTGTCACTTCTGCCAAGGATATTCAAGAGAagctaaataaaaattttggaaaagaaaattttgaggttAGAAGCTCTGGCTTGATCATTCTCTGTTATTAG
- the LOC116002109 gene encoding putative late blight resistance protein homolog R1B-17 isoform X1 — protein MAYVALTSLKTTIELHFLLQPIPRVSLHYLYLYDVQTPITCFYEDLSSLQAFLENKSSGGGSAAAIKYFETILRDFALKVEDEIEIQVSNCVKNDDAVHQKAAFQQLCLILQQALEKTTDVVEIINSLNRQNDDLNYLKRIIDDHHMKSIESKATRVVYDQIQTLFKSLIQSRLSCVRQLFRHIHSPAAIKDWETKIRDLLAVDRMKLQLSSFLLAKDTVYEEEAFQELCQTLQQAQENIVELEEIISKEEERRKIDECCNYLNSLKGRLMSLQSNTRAPDDVETTLGSLKQTLFYLKKFLLRSDFGGSRGEIQIRHFVFKAKEDIEKQIRNFCVAKEEHSLSLPKQASEQHFQTLHQLTENAAQLLSTIGRNTRNEANHTHSEFEFSRCYPKLEEGRRMVGRQNDVSMIKNQLFSSFHGVKVIPIIGMPGIGKTTLATKIFEDQSVALHFHVQGWVTVTQNYNETKVLRDLLQSISQNREIKKEAPLQGQVRECLKEKRYLIVLDDIWSTQHWDELEYLFFNSAVNGSCILLTTRFYGVADYACTIRGTPHVMNLLNPNESWDLFCTIFPLQRYSRAPSFGKFRSDLFHVVEICEGLPLSIVVVAKRLSECKNNLQHELKKIEKEIELLGILDYSALILMYNQLPEYLKGCFLYLGVFPKCSEIQVKILLRLWIAEGFVKPSKNKELERIAYCYLKDLIDRSLVLISKQTFDGKIKTCRLHSVMHSICFREAQKEGILCAVNTRQLPKWSLNAFANSCRWLTLCKHRFDYYVLYSLNNPRSIFFFQENTEIFVSFKLLRVLAFVPSSFLQRVPMHVGDLVFLRYLSVTQWFEGLSDVVSSNVNLQTLIVSGSDSKSQLGAPTLHLPSTIWELPQLRHLELGTSYAVNPPSMVKQNLQTLSWVDPTHCRNRVYSKFPNIKILKIFYKVDSEASQISGSSSNCFILDELDYLGRLKSLTISVSVGCIVTLPERCIFPSQLKKLKLSGINLCGWDLVVIGRLQWLEVLKLENVFHEKVWEVAKRGFYRLRLLVLKDKKLERLEANTDSFPCLEHLVLRCCDCLEEIPSSFGEIFCFKSIEMDRFSHRPSIVASARDIQEKLKKNFGKENFEIKIQGHGQGPEECFSEDVEKANSEPGQVCPPKKSINSVDGAGNPRAGAGA, from the exons ATGGCTTATGTTGCTTTAACTTCTCTAAAGACAACAATTGAGCTTCACTTTCTGCTGCAACCCATCCCAAGAGTTTCTCTTcattatctttatctttatgaTGTTCAAACACCCATCACATGTTTCTATGAAGACCTTTCTTCTTTGCAGGCCTTTCTGGAAAACAAATCCAGTGGCGGTGGCAGTGCTGCTGCAATCAAATATTTTGAAACCATATTAAGAGACTTTGCACTCAAAGTTGAAGATGAGATCGAAATCCAAGTAAGCAACTGTGTCAAAAACGACGACGCAGTTCATCAAAAAGCAGCTTTCCAGCAACTCTGTCTAATCTTGCAACAAGCACTAGAAAAGACTACAGATGTGGTGGAGATTATCAACAGCCTAAATAGACAGAATGATGATTTAAATTATCTCAAGAGAATAATAGACGATCATCATATGAAGTCTATAGAATCCAAAGCGACGAGGGTGGTTTATGATCAAATTCAAACCCTATTCAAATCTCTCATTCAAAGCCGTCTTTCTTGTGTGCGACAATTATTTCGTCATATTCATTCTCCTGCTGCAATCAAAGATTGGGAAACCAAAATAAGAGATTTATTAGCTGTAGATCGCATGAAGCTACAACTCAGCAGTTTTCTTCTGGCCAAAGACACAGTATATGAAGAAGAAGCTTTCCAGGAACTGTGTCAAACCTTGCAACAAGCACAAGAAAATATAGTAGAGCTGGAGGAGATCATCAGCAAAGAAGAGGAGAGACGGAAGATTGATGAATgttgtaattatttaaatagtCTCAAGGGAAGACTTATGTCTTTGCAATCCAACACAAGGGCGCCTGACGACGTAGAaacaaccctaggatctctcaAACAAACGCtcttttatttgaaaaagtttCTACTGCGTTCCGATTTTGGTGGATCTAGAGGTGAAATCCAAATCAGACACTTTGTATTCAAAGCTAAAGAAGACATCGAAAAACAAATTAGGAACTTTTGTGTGGCCAAAGAAGAGCACAGCCTCAGCCTGCCAAAACAAGCTTCAGAACAACACTTTCAAACCTTGCATCAACTAACCGAAAACGCAGCACAGCTGTTGAGCACTATCGGCCGCAACACAAGGAATGAAGCCAATCATACTCACTCTGAATTTGAATTCTCGCGGTGCTATCCAAAGCTTGAGGAGGGCAGAAGAATGGTGGGTCGTCAAAATGATGTTAGTATGATAAAGAATCAACTCTTCAGTAGCTTTCATGGTGTCAAAGTAATCCCAATTATTGGGATGCCAGGCATAGGGAAAACTACTTTAGCAACAAAAATCTTTGAAGATCAATCGGTTGCATTGCATTTCCATGTACAAGGATGGGTTACAGTGACTCAAAATTACAATGAGACCAAAGTGCTACGCGACCTTCTCCAGTCAATTTCACAAAATCGTGAAATTAAAAAGGAAGCCCCTCTTCAAGGTCAGGTTCGTGAATGCTTGAAGGAAAAGCGGTATCTAATTGTTTTGGATGACATTTGGAGCACTCAGCATTGGGATGAATTAGAAtacttatttttcaattctGCAGTGAATGGAAGTTGCATATTGCTGACCACTAGATTCTATGGAGTGGCTGATTATGCTTGCACAATCAGAGGTACACCTCATGTTATGAATTTACTAAATCCAAATGAAAGTTGGGATCTATTCTGTACTATCTTTCCTCTTCAAAGGTATAGCAGGGCACCAAGTTTTGGAAAATTCAGGAGTGACTTGTTCCATGTTGTGGAAATATGTGAAGGATTGCCACTATCAATTGTTGTAGTTGCTAAGCGCTTATCTGAATGCAAAAACAACTTACAACATGAATTGAAAAAGATTGAAAAGGAAATAGAATTGTTGGGAATTCTAGATTATAGTGCACTCATTCTCATGTACAATCAGTTGCCAGAATATTTGAAAGGTTGTTTTCTATATCTTGGAGTCTTTCCAAAGTGCAGTGAGATCCAAGTTAAAATACTTCTTAGGTTATGGATTGCTGAAGGATTTGTGAAGCCATCGAAGAATAAGGAGTTAGAAAGGATTGCTTATTGTTACTTAAAGGACCTCATTGATAGAAGTCTTGTGTTAATAAGTAAACAGACTTTTGATGGCAAAATTAAGACTTGTAGGTTGCACAGTGTCATGCATAGCATATGTTTCAGAGAGGCTCAAAAAGAGGGAATCTTATGTGCAGTAAATACTCGGCAACTCCCAAAGTGGTCATTAAATGCATTTGCAAATTCATGCCGTTGGTTAACTTTGTGCAAACATAGGTTTGACTATTATGTGTTGTATAGTTTGAACAACCCTCgctccattttcttttttcaagaaAACACTGAAATTTTTGTATCCTTCAAGCTGTTAAGAGTTTTGGCATTTGTTCCATCTTCATTCCTCCAAAGAGTGCCAATGCATGTAGGGGATTTAGTCTTTTTAAGATATTTATCAGTAACACAATGGTTTGAGGGTCTCAGTGATGTAGTGTCAAGTAATGTGAATTTGCAGACACTTATTGTTTCCGGTAGTGACAGTAAATCACAACTTGGAGCACCTACTCTCCATTTGCCATCAACAATATGGGAGTTACCACAGTTAAGGCATCTTGAACTTGGCACTTCCTATGCTGTCAATCCTCCAAGCATGGTAAAACAGAATTTGCAAACATTATCTTGGGTGGATCCAACTCATTGCAGAAACAGAGTGTATTCAAAATttccaaatataaaaatactgAAAATTTTCTATAAAGTAGACTCAGAGGCCAGCCAGATTAGTGGATCTTCCAGCAATTGCTTCATTTTGGATGAGTTGGACTATTTAGGACGGCTTAAGAGTCTAACGATTTCAGTTTCAGTTGGCTGCATTGTAACGCTTCCTGAAAGGTGTATTTTTCCTTCACAACTGAAGAAGTTGAAGTTGAGTGGTATTAATCTTTGTGGGTGGGATTTAGTAGTAATTGGGAGGTTGCAATGGCTTGAGGTTCTAAAGCTGGAAAATGTGTTCCATGAAAAAGTATGGGAAGTAGCTAAAAGAGGATTCTATAGATTAAGATTGTTGGTTCTTAAAGATAAAAAGCTTGAAAGGTTGGAGGCTAACACAGATTCTTTCCCATGTCTTGAGCATCTAGTCCTTAGATGTTGTGATTGTTTGGAAGAGATCCCTAGcagttttggagaaattttCTGCTTCAAGTCAATTGAAATGGATAGGTTTAGCCACCGCCCTTCCATTGTTGCTTCTGCTAGGGATATTCAAGAGAAGCTAAagaagaattttggaaaagaaaattttgag ATTAAAATCCAAGGGCATGGGCAGGGGCCTGAAGAGTGTTTTTCCGAAGATGTTGAAAAGGCAAATTCTGAG CCTGGCCAGGTTTGTCCACCCAAAAAGAGTATAAATTCAGTAGATGGAGCAGGAAATCCAAGGGCAGGGGCAGGGGCCTGA
- the LOC116002109 gene encoding putative late blight resistance protein homolog R1B-17 isoform X2 — translation MAYVALTSLKTTIELHFLLQPIPRVSLHYLYLYDVQTPITCFYEDLSSLQAFLENKSSGGGSAAAIKYFETILRDFALKVEDEIEIQVSNCVKNDDAVHQKAAFQQLCLILQQALEKTTDVVEIINSLNRQNDDLNYLKRIIDDHHMKSIESKATRVVYDQIQTLFKSLIQSRLSCVRQLFRHIHSPAAIKDWETKIRDLLAVDRMKLQLSSFLLAKDTVYEEEAFQELCQTLQQAQENIVELEEIISKEEERRKIDECCNYLNSLKGRLMSLQSNTRAPDDVETTLGSLKQTLFYLKKFLLRSDFGGSRGEIQIRHFVFKAKEDIEKQIRNFCVAKEEHSLSLPKQASEQHFQTLHQLTENAAQLLSTIGRNTRNEANHTHSEFEFSRCYPKLEEGRRMVGRQNDVSMIKNQLFSSFHGVKVIPIIGMPGIGKTTLATKIFEDQSVALHFHVQGWVTVTQNYNETKVLRDLLQSISQNREIKKEAPLQGQVRECLKEKRYLIVLDDIWSTQHWDELEYLFFNSAVNGSCILLTTRFYGVADYACTIRGTPHVMNLLNPNESWDLFCTIFPLQRYSRAPSFGKFRSDLFHVVEICEGLPLSIVVVAKRLSECKNNLQHELKKIEKEIELLGILDYSALILMYNQLPEYLKGCFLYLGVFPKCSEIQVKILLRLWIAEGFVKPSKNKELERIAYCYLKDLIDRSLVLISKQTFDGKIKTCRLHSVMHSICFREAQKEGILCAVNTRQLPKWSLNAFANSCRWLTLCKHRFDYYVLYSLNNPRSIFFFQENTEIFVSFKLLRVLAFVPSSFLQRVPMHVGDLVFLRYLSVTQWFEGLSDVVSSNVNLQTLIVSGSDSKSQLGAPTLHLPSTIWELPQLRHLELGTSYAVNPPSMVKQNLQTLSWVDPTHCRNRVYSKFPNIKILKIFYKVDSEASQISGSSSNCFILDELDYLGRLKSLTISVSVGCIVTLPERCIFPSQLKKLKLSGINLCGWDLVVIGRLQWLEVLKLENVFHEKVWEVAKRGFYRLRLLVLKDKKLERLEANTDSFPCLEHLVLRCCDCLEEIPSSFGEIFCFKSIEMDRFSHRPSIVASARDIQEKLKKNFGKENFEIKIQGHGQGPEECFSEDVEKANSEIKMEEGESSAGGRW, via the exons ATGGCTTATGTTGCTTTAACTTCTCTAAAGACAACAATTGAGCTTCACTTTCTGCTGCAACCCATCCCAAGAGTTTCTCTTcattatctttatctttatgaTGTTCAAACACCCATCACATGTTTCTATGAAGACCTTTCTTCTTTGCAGGCCTTTCTGGAAAACAAATCCAGTGGCGGTGGCAGTGCTGCTGCAATCAAATATTTTGAAACCATATTAAGAGACTTTGCACTCAAAGTTGAAGATGAGATCGAAATCCAAGTAAGCAACTGTGTCAAAAACGACGACGCAGTTCATCAAAAAGCAGCTTTCCAGCAACTCTGTCTAATCTTGCAACAAGCACTAGAAAAGACTACAGATGTGGTGGAGATTATCAACAGCCTAAATAGACAGAATGATGATTTAAATTATCTCAAGAGAATAATAGACGATCATCATATGAAGTCTATAGAATCCAAAGCGACGAGGGTGGTTTATGATCAAATTCAAACCCTATTCAAATCTCTCATTCAAAGCCGTCTTTCTTGTGTGCGACAATTATTTCGTCATATTCATTCTCCTGCTGCAATCAAAGATTGGGAAACCAAAATAAGAGATTTATTAGCTGTAGATCGCATGAAGCTACAACTCAGCAGTTTTCTTCTGGCCAAAGACACAGTATATGAAGAAGAAGCTTTCCAGGAACTGTGTCAAACCTTGCAACAAGCACAAGAAAATATAGTAGAGCTGGAGGAGATCATCAGCAAAGAAGAGGAGAGACGGAAGATTGATGAATgttgtaattatttaaatagtCTCAAGGGAAGACTTATGTCTTTGCAATCCAACACAAGGGCGCCTGACGACGTAGAaacaaccctaggatctctcaAACAAACGCtcttttatttgaaaaagtttCTACTGCGTTCCGATTTTGGTGGATCTAGAGGTGAAATCCAAATCAGACACTTTGTATTCAAAGCTAAAGAAGACATCGAAAAACAAATTAGGAACTTTTGTGTGGCCAAAGAAGAGCACAGCCTCAGCCTGCCAAAACAAGCTTCAGAACAACACTTTCAAACCTTGCATCAACTAACCGAAAACGCAGCACAGCTGTTGAGCACTATCGGCCGCAACACAAGGAATGAAGCCAATCATACTCACTCTGAATTTGAATTCTCGCGGTGCTATCCAAAGCTTGAGGAGGGCAGAAGAATGGTGGGTCGTCAAAATGATGTTAGTATGATAAAGAATCAACTCTTCAGTAGCTTTCATGGTGTCAAAGTAATCCCAATTATTGGGATGCCAGGCATAGGGAAAACTACTTTAGCAACAAAAATCTTTGAAGATCAATCGGTTGCATTGCATTTCCATGTACAAGGATGGGTTACAGTGACTCAAAATTACAATGAGACCAAAGTGCTACGCGACCTTCTCCAGTCAATTTCACAAAATCGTGAAATTAAAAAGGAAGCCCCTCTTCAAGGTCAGGTTCGTGAATGCTTGAAGGAAAAGCGGTATCTAATTGTTTTGGATGACATTTGGAGCACTCAGCATTGGGATGAATTAGAAtacttatttttcaattctGCAGTGAATGGAAGTTGCATATTGCTGACCACTAGATTCTATGGAGTGGCTGATTATGCTTGCACAATCAGAGGTACACCTCATGTTATGAATTTACTAAATCCAAATGAAAGTTGGGATCTATTCTGTACTATCTTTCCTCTTCAAAGGTATAGCAGGGCACCAAGTTTTGGAAAATTCAGGAGTGACTTGTTCCATGTTGTGGAAATATGTGAAGGATTGCCACTATCAATTGTTGTAGTTGCTAAGCGCTTATCTGAATGCAAAAACAACTTACAACATGAATTGAAAAAGATTGAAAAGGAAATAGAATTGTTGGGAATTCTAGATTATAGTGCACTCATTCTCATGTACAATCAGTTGCCAGAATATTTGAAAGGTTGTTTTCTATATCTTGGAGTCTTTCCAAAGTGCAGTGAGATCCAAGTTAAAATACTTCTTAGGTTATGGATTGCTGAAGGATTTGTGAAGCCATCGAAGAATAAGGAGTTAGAAAGGATTGCTTATTGTTACTTAAAGGACCTCATTGATAGAAGTCTTGTGTTAATAAGTAAACAGACTTTTGATGGCAAAATTAAGACTTGTAGGTTGCACAGTGTCATGCATAGCATATGTTTCAGAGAGGCTCAAAAAGAGGGAATCTTATGTGCAGTAAATACTCGGCAACTCCCAAAGTGGTCATTAAATGCATTTGCAAATTCATGCCGTTGGTTAACTTTGTGCAAACATAGGTTTGACTATTATGTGTTGTATAGTTTGAACAACCCTCgctccattttcttttttcaagaaAACACTGAAATTTTTGTATCCTTCAAGCTGTTAAGAGTTTTGGCATTTGTTCCATCTTCATTCCTCCAAAGAGTGCCAATGCATGTAGGGGATTTAGTCTTTTTAAGATATTTATCAGTAACACAATGGTTTGAGGGTCTCAGTGATGTAGTGTCAAGTAATGTGAATTTGCAGACACTTATTGTTTCCGGTAGTGACAGTAAATCACAACTTGGAGCACCTACTCTCCATTTGCCATCAACAATATGGGAGTTACCACAGTTAAGGCATCTTGAACTTGGCACTTCCTATGCTGTCAATCCTCCAAGCATGGTAAAACAGAATTTGCAAACATTATCTTGGGTGGATCCAACTCATTGCAGAAACAGAGTGTATTCAAAATttccaaatataaaaatactgAAAATTTTCTATAAAGTAGACTCAGAGGCCAGCCAGATTAGTGGATCTTCCAGCAATTGCTTCATTTTGGATGAGTTGGACTATTTAGGACGGCTTAAGAGTCTAACGATTTCAGTTTCAGTTGGCTGCATTGTAACGCTTCCTGAAAGGTGTATTTTTCCTTCACAACTGAAGAAGTTGAAGTTGAGTGGTATTAATCTTTGTGGGTGGGATTTAGTAGTAATTGGGAGGTTGCAATGGCTTGAGGTTCTAAAGCTGGAAAATGTGTTCCATGAAAAAGTATGGGAAGTAGCTAAAAGAGGATTCTATAGATTAAGATTGTTGGTTCTTAAAGATAAAAAGCTTGAAAGGTTGGAGGCTAACACAGATTCTTTCCCATGTCTTGAGCATCTAGTCCTTAGATGTTGTGATTGTTTGGAAGAGATCCCTAGcagttttggagaaattttCTGCTTCAAGTCAATTGAAATGGATAGGTTTAGCCACCGCCCTTCCATTGTTGCTTCTGCTAGGGATATTCAAGAGAAGCTAAagaagaattttggaaaagaaaattttgag ATTAAAATCCAAGGGCATGGGCAGGGGCCTGAAGAGTGTTTTTCCGAAGATGTTGAAAAGGCAAATTCTGAG ATAAAAATGGAGGAGGGTGAATCATCAGCAGGGGGCAGATGGTAG